In Mycoplasma sp. Mirounga ES2805-ORL, a single window of DNA contains:
- the uvrA gene encoding excinuclease ABC subunit UvrA yields MSTKDQIIIKGAKENNLKNVNLTLPKNKLIVFTGLSGSGKSSLAFNTIYEEGRRRYVDSLSSYARMFLGGTSKPNVDSIEGLSPSICIEQKTTHNNPRSTVGTVTEIYDYLRLLFSRIGVPYCPNHNIPITSQTNKDILNSIYLFPNESKLYILSPVVEGEKGTFVNLLEKLRKEGFIRIKIDNKIYNLDDQIELEKNLKHNIDIVVDRVVLNKDNYNRIAEDIEAALDYSKGLVKVETTEGETKLFSKHYSCIHKDFEMPKMDTKLFSFNSPFGMCQHCKGLGVDLKADFDALVPEPWRSINDGAIKIFENTVGTQNLEWQEFRILCSKYDIDLNKPIDEFTNKELKIIKYGSLEEIEYVLVSVNGNKIRRYKKIEGILTKIERQYYDTVSEKVRDWIKRYMNTVPCPVCNGSRLRDEALAVKINNLSIYDVTRMSVEDALITIEKLELNDEQKQISTLIINELKNRLSFLKNVGLDYLTLDRKAETLSGGESQRIKLATQIGSNLTGVLYVLDEPSIGLHQHDNQKLIKSLKDMVEIGNTLIVVEHDEETIREADYLVDIGPEAGVDGGEIVAAGTIDDIIKSPKSITGKYLSGELEIEVPKSRRSGNGKVVSIYGAKENNLKDIDVNIPLGKFIGVTGLSGSGKSTLVNEILVKGLKHSLEKNSTEKVGKMKSISGLKHLDKVIPISQSPIGRTPRSNPATYTSVFTDIRELFTNTEESRIRGYMPARFSFNVPGGRCEKCQGDGFLKIEMHFLPDVYIPCDECDGDRFNRETLEIKYHSKNISDVLNMTVDEAIKFFAARTKILKKLQTLHDVGLGYIKLGQSSTTLSGGEAQRVKLATFLQKKATGKTIYVLDEPTTGLHIHDVKNLLKVINKIVDGGDTVLVIEHNLDVIKSCDYLIDLGPNGGVNGGRVVATGTPEQVSNNENSYTGLYLKEILK; encoded by the coding sequence ATGTCAACAAAAGATCAAATAATTATTAAAGGTGCAAAAGAAAATAACTTAAAAAACGTAAATCTTACTTTGCCAAAGAATAAGCTAATTGTATTTACGGGATTATCTGGAAGCGGCAAATCATCTTTAGCTTTTAATACAATCTATGAGGAAGGGCGTAGACGCTATGTAGATAGTTTAAGTAGTTATGCAAGAATGTTTTTAGGTGGTACAAGCAAACCTAATGTTGATTCTATAGAAGGCTTAAGTCCCTCTATTTGTATTGAGCAAAAAACTACTCATAACAACCCACGTTCTACAGTTGGAACCGTGACAGAAATTTATGATTATTTAAGATTGCTATTTTCAAGAATTGGCGTTCCATATTGTCCTAATCATAATATTCCAATAACTAGCCAAACTAATAAAGACATTCTTAATTCAATCTATCTTTTTCCAAATGAAAGCAAACTTTATATCCTTTCTCCTGTAGTAGAAGGAGAGAAAGGAACTTTTGTAAACTTACTTGAAAAACTAAGAAAAGAAGGTTTTATAAGAATTAAAATAGATAATAAAATTTACAACCTTGATGATCAAATTGAGTTAGAAAAAAATCTTAAACATAACATTGATATTGTTGTTGATAGAGTTGTCTTAAATAAGGATAATTACAATAGAATTGCAGAAGATATTGAAGCTGCTTTAGATTATTCAAAAGGTCTTGTAAAAGTTGAAACAACTGAAGGCGAAACAAAATTATTTTCAAAACATTATTCATGTATTCATAAAGATTTTGAAATGCCTAAAATGGATACAAAATTATTTTCATTTAATTCACCATTTGGGATGTGTCAACATTGTAAAGGATTGGGAGTAGATCTAAAAGCTGATTTCGATGCTTTAGTTCCTGAACCCTGAAGAAGTATTAATGATGGTGCTATTAAGATATTTGAAAACACAGTTGGCACACAAAATCTTGAATGACAAGAGTTTAGAATACTTTGTTCAAAATATGACATAGACCTTAATAAGCCTATAGATGAATTCACAAATAAAGAACTCAAAATTATTAAATATGGTTCTCTAGAAGAGATTGAATATGTGTTAGTTTCTGTTAACGGCAATAAGATAAGAAGATATAAAAAAATAGAAGGTATTCTAACAAAAATTGAAAGACAATATTACGACACGGTGAGTGAAAAGGTTAGGGATTGAATTAAAAGATACATGAACACTGTACCTTGCCCGGTATGTAATGGTTCAAGACTACGTGATGAAGCACTAGCTGTTAAAATAAATAATCTAAGTATTTATGATGTGACAAGAATGAGTGTTGAGGATGCTTTGATAACGATTGAAAAATTAGAATTAAATGATGAGCAAAAGCAAATATCAACTTTAATAATAAATGAATTAAAAAATAGATTATCTTTTCTAAAAAATGTTGGTTTAGATTACTTAACACTTGATAGAAAAGCAGAAACTCTTTCTGGAGGAGAAAGTCAAAGAATTAAATTAGCTACTCAAATTGGTTCAAATTTAACAGGAGTTTTATATGTTCTGGATGAGCCGTCTATAGGTTTACATCAACACGATAATCAAAAGCTTATCAAATCATTGAAGGATATGGTTGAAATTGGAAATACATTAATAGTTGTTGAGCATGATGAAGAAACAATTAGAGAAGCAGACTACCTAGTTGATATAGGGCCAGAAGCCGGTGTAGATGGTGGTGAGATAGTGGCTGCCGGTACAATAGACGATATTATTAAAAGCCCTAAATCAATAACTGGCAAATATTTATCTGGAGAATTAGAAATTGAAGTTCCTAAATCCAGAAGGTCAGGAAATGGTAAAGTGGTTTCTATTTATGGTGCTAAAGAAAATAATTTAAAAGATATTGATGTTAATATTCCACTTGGTAAATTTATTGGAGTAACAGGATTAAGCGGATCTGGAAAAAGTACATTGGTAAATGAAATTTTGGTTAAGGGACTAAAGCATTCATTAGAAAAAAATTCCACTGAAAAAGTTGGGAAGATGAAATCAATTTCAGGTCTGAAACATCTTGACAAAGTAATACCAATTAGTCAAAGTCCAATTGGTAGAACGCCAAGAAGCAACCCAGCAACATATACTTCTGTATTTACTGACATAAGAGAATTATTTACAAATACTGAAGAATCTAGGATTAGAGGTTACATGCCCGCTAGATTCAGTTTTAATGTTCCCGGTGGACGTTGTGAAAAATGCCAAGGAGACGGTTTTTTAAAAATTGAAATGCATTTTTTACCTGATGTTTACATTCCTTGTGATGAATGTGATGGTGACAGATTTAATCGTGAAACCCTTGAGATAAAATATCATTCAAAAAATATTAGTGACGTATTGAATATGACAGTGGACGAAGCTATTAAGTTTTTCGCTGCAAGAACTAAAATATTAAAAAAACTTCAAACACTTCACGATGTTGGTTTAGGTTATATTAAGTTAGGACAATCTTCAACAACGTTATCTGGAGGTGAAGCACAAAGAGTAAAACTAGCTACATTCTTGCAAAAGAAAGCTACAGGCAAAACAATATATGTTTTAGATGAACCTACTACCGGACTTCATATACACGATGTGAAAAATTTACTTAAAGTTATTAATAAAATTGTAGATGGCGGTGATACAGTTTTGGTTATCGAGCATAATTTAGATGTAATTAAAAGCTGTGATTATCTAATTGATCTTGGTCCAAATGGAGGGGTTAATGGTGGAAGAGTTGTTGCTACCGGAACTCCAGAGCAAGTTTCTAATAACGAAAATAGCTATACCGGTTTATATTTGAAGGAAATCTTAAAGTAG